One genomic window of Sphingomonas ginsengisoli An et al. 2013 includes the following:
- the infC gene encoding translation initiation factor IF-3: protein MTGPRYNEFIQSPKVRVIDENGENLGVMYTREAYEQAVSVGLDLVEISPNADPPVAKFLDIGRFKYEAQKKANEQRKKQKTQEIKEIKMRPNIDDHDYDTKMKKVVEFLGEGDKVKVTMRFRGREMAHGQLGMAVLQRVAAETGEIAKVEAHPRMEGRQMLMVLSPK, encoded by the coding sequence ATGACCGGCCCTCGCTACAATGAATTCATCCAGTCGCCCAAGGTCCGGGTGATCGATGAGAATGGCGAGAATTTGGGCGTGATGTATACGCGCGAAGCCTATGAGCAGGCGGTGAGCGTGGGCCTCGACCTGGTCGAGATCAGCCCCAACGCCGATCCGCCCGTCGCCAAGTTCCTCGATATCGGCCGCTTCAAATATGAAGCGCAGAAAAAGGCCAACGAGCAGCGCAAGAAGCAGAAGACGCAGGAGATCAAGGAGATCAAGATGCGTCCGAACATCGACGACCACGACTATGACACCAAGATGAAGAAGGTCGTCGAGTTTTTGGGCGAGGGCGACAAGGTCAAGGTCACCATGCGTTTTCGCGGTCGCGAAATGGCGCACGGCCAGCTCGGAATGGCGGTGCTCCAGCGCGTCGCCGCCGAAACCGGCGAAATCGCCAAGGTTGAGGCACACCCGCGCATGGAAGGCCGGCAAATGCTGATGGTGCTTTCGCCCAAGTAA